In one window of Mercurialis annua linkage group LG4, ddMerAnnu1.2, whole genome shotgun sequence DNA:
- the LOC126678112 gene encoding metal tolerance protein 4-like translates to MEGGTGSHGESDDQSVTTPFLSSEDKHNSDQNNGGRRRKRCNSVTHLKCDFLSNLPDKVKAGLDPESPFKLDISKTRGLIQGEKEYYEKQFATLKSFEEVDCHESQALDEDQENEEQIQHERAMKISNWANILLLAFKIYATIRSGSLAIAASTLDSLLDLMAGGILWFTHLSMKNINIYKYPIGKLRVQPVGIIIFAAIMATLGFQVLIQAVEQLIQNDPSAKMTTEQLIWLYGIMLTATAVKLVLWLYCRSSGNDIVRAYAKDHYFDVVTNVIGLVAAVLGDKYYWWIDPAGALLLAVYTICNWSGTVLENAVSLIGQSASPEVLQKLTYLVIGHHPRIKRVDTVRAYTFGVLYFVEVDIELPEDLPLKEAHAIGESLQIKIEELPEVERAFVHLDYECTHKPEHSVLNRLPNNLD, encoded by the exons ATGGAAGGTGGTACTGGCAGCCATGGTGAGAGTGATGACCAGAGCGTGACGACACCGTTTCTGTCAAGCGAAGATAAACATAATTCGGACCAGAACaatggaggaagaagaagaaaaagatgtAACTCTGTGACTCATCTGAAATGTGATTTTCTTTCGAATTTGCCTGACAAAGTTAAGGCCGGCCTTGATCCTGAGTCTCCTTTCAAGCTTGATATTTCTAAAACCAGGGGCTTGATTCAAG GAGAGAAGGAATATTATGAAAAACAATTTGCAACTCTGAAATCTTTTGAGGAAGTTGACTGTCATGAGTCACAAGCTCTTGATGAAGACcaagaaaatgaagaacaaATCCAGCATGAAAGAGCTATGAAAATTTCTAATTGGGCAAACATCCTTTTGCTCGCTTTTAAG ATATATGCGACTATCCGGAGTGGATCTTTGGCGATTGCAGCGTCGACTCTGGATTCGTTGCTGGATCTCATGGCGGGTGGGATACTATGGTTCACGCACTTGTCGATGAAAAACattaatatctataagtatCCTATAGGAAAATTGAGGGTGCAGCCGGTAGGAATCATCATCTTTGCAGCTATTATGGCTACGCTTG GTTTTCAAGTGCTGATCCAGGCCGTAGAACAACTGATTCAGAACGATCCATCTGCAAAGATGACTACGGAACAATTGATATGGTTGTATGGAATCATGCTGACAGCTACTGCAGTTAAACTTGTCTTATGGCTTTACTGCAGAAGTTCCGGGAATGATATTGTTCGCGCATATGCCAAG GACCATTACTTTGATGTGGTAACCAACGTAATTGGTTTGGTAGCCGCGGTCCTCGGTGATAAATACTACTGGTGGATCGATCCAGCTGGGGCTCTTCTTCTTGCAGTTTATACAATCTGCAATTGGTCTGGAACTGTACTTGAAAATGCAG TTTCGCTGATCGGACAGTCAGCGTCCCCTGAGGTCCTACAGAAACTTACATATCTCGTCATTGGCCACCATCCGCGAATCAAAAGAGTAGACACAGTTCGCGCATATACATTTGGCGTTCTTTATTTTGTCGAG GTCGATATTGAATTGCCGGAAGATTTGCCGCTAAAGGAAGCGCATGCTATTGGAGAGTCATTGCAGATAAAGATTGAAGAACTTCCTGAAGTGGAGAGGGCATTTGTTCATCTTGATTATGAGTGCACACACAAACCAGAGCATTCTGTTCTTAATAGACTCCCTAATAATCTTGATTGA
- the LOC126678113 gene encoding uncharacterized protein LOC126678113 yields the protein MNSISMPSSLVLQLPSRHLSCHRQLHSHYISNRTVACHVRLVSSLSSSFLSNSCCSLHTRQSSIGAAVPSNDEGPVSVINFEEFAEKDWSFLDLEDSNSVQHKQNLGRIISAGEIGETSRVLVLIGSEEFVDQLVDTSPASPLHVIHDSLFVLAITKEKYDKVKCWHGELIHMPAKWAPLDVVFLYFLPALPFKLDQVLGTLAQHCSQGARVVISHPQGREALEQQRKQYKDVIVSELPDKMTLQNAASNNSFEITEYVDEPGFYLAVLRFSRARN from the exons ATGAATTCTATTTCAATGCCTTCATCTCTTGTCCTTCAGTTGCCTTCCCGCCATTTGTCCTGTCACCGTCAGCTGCATTCTCATTACATTTCCAATAGAACTGTTGCTTGTCATGTTCGTTTAGTTTCCTCTCTTTCCAGCTCGTTTCTATCCAATTCATGTTGTTCCTTGCACACTCGCCAATCATCAATTGGTGCTGCAGTTCCATCAAATGACGAGGGTCCAGTATCTGTAATCAACTTTGAAGAATTCGCAGAAAAGGATTGGTCATTTCTTGATCTGGAAGACTCGAACTCCGTACAGCATAAACAAAATCTTGGCCGGATAATTTCTGCGGGAGAGATTGGGGAGACTTCGAGGGTTTTGGTTTTGATTGGCTCTGAAGAATTTGTCGATCAATTGGTTGATACATCACCCGCCAGTCCTTTGCATGTCATACATGATTCGCTTTTTGTATTGGCTATCACCAAAGAAAAATATGACAAAGTTAAATGTTGGCATGGGGAGCTGATACATATGCCAGCAAAGTGGGCTCCTTTGGATGTTGTATTTCTCTATTTTCTGCCAGCTTTGCCTTTCAAGCTCGACCAGGTTCTTGGGACGCTCGCACAACATTGCTCACAAG GTGCAAGAGTGGTCATTAGCCATCCCCAAGGAAGGGAAGCGTTGGAGCAGCAACGGAAACAATACAAAGATGTTATAGTTTCTGAACTGCCTGATAAGATGACCCTGCAGAATGCTGCATCTAATAATTCTTTTGAGATAACTGAATATGTGGACGAGCCGGGATTCTATCTTGCTGTTTTACGGTTCTCTCGAGCAAGAAACTGA